Genomic segment of Sphingopyxis sp. QXT-31:
CGCGGGACCGCCCTCTATTCGTTCAGCGATGCCGGAAGGTTCAGGCTGCTTTGGGCAGCGCCGCCTTCGCCTGCGCGATGACGGCCGCGAAGATGCCGCCTTCGTTCATCGCGAGATCGGCCATGACCTTGCGGTCGAGGTCGATACCGGCCAGCTTCACGCCGTGCATGAACTGCGAATAGGTCAAGCCTTCGGCGCGGACCGCGGCGTTGATGCGCTGGATCCAGAGCGCCCGGAAGCTCCGCTTCTTAACCTTGCGGTCGCGATAGGCATATTGACCGGCCTTTTCGACCGCCTGCTTGGCGATACGAATGGTGTTCTTGCGACGGCCGTAATAGCCCTTCGCCTGTTCCAATACGCGCTTGTGCTTGGCGCGCGTGGTGACGCCGCGTTTGATGCGTGACATGGTCTAGCGCTCCTTACTTCAGGCCATAGGGCGCCCAGAGGCGCACATGGGCCGCGTCCGAATCGCTGAGCACGCTGGTGCCGCGGTTGGTGCGGATATATTTCGAGTTATGCGAAATCAGGCGGTGGCGCTTGCCGGCGACGCCGTGCTTCACCTTGCCCGAGGCGGTGAATTTGAAGCGTTTCTTCACACCGCTCTTGGTCTTCATCTTGGGCATTTTGGTCTCCTTTTGAAGTCCGTTTGCGTATCGACCTGGCAGCCCTTTCAGCCAGCCGGTACAATCGGAAGCGGGGCGCTTAGCCGCGCGGGCGCGGAAAAGCAAGCGATTCGGCGCAAAGAGGAACGATGTCCGTACCCGCGGATTATCGGCTGATGGATGTGCGCTCCGGCCCATTGGCCCCGGCGGCCGATCCCACTGCGACCGAACGCGGTGCCGGGGACGATTCGCATTGGAGCGCGCGTCCGAAACGCTGGGCGCGTACGGCCTGGACCCCCGCCTGGCTCGCTAAGCGCCCGCGCGCGCTGCGTATCGCGATCCGCAGCGTCGCCATCCTGATGCTCACCCTTTTCGCGATCTGGCTGATCCTCTTTGTCACCAAGGGCCGCTTCCTGAAAGGCCCGTTCGAGCGCTTCGCGACGTCGCAGCTCGAGCGCCAGGTCGACATCGGCGGCGATTTCCAGCTCTATTTCGCGCCGTTCAACGTCAAATTCTACGCTGAGGATATCCGCATCGCCAACCCCGCCTGGGCGCGCGAGAAGCAGTTCTTCACCGCGAAGACGGTCGATACGCGGCTTTCCACCTTTCGGTTGATCTTCGGGGATCGCATCCTGCGCTTCGCCAATCTCGACGGCGCGCGCGTCGCGCTCGAATGGGATGCGGGCAACAAGCGCAACAGCTGGACCTTCGGCGACCCCGACGCGCCGCCAGAGCCGCTCGAGCTGCCGGTCATCCAGCGCGCAGCGATTACCGACAGCGGCGTCACCTACCGCGACCCGCGGCTCCGCCTGTTCGCCGATATCGATATCGACACGGTGAAGGCGAGCGAAAGCCGCCTCGACGAGACGATCGGCTTTTCGGGACGCGGAACGATGCGCGCCCAGCCTTTCACCCTGACCGGCAGCCTCGCCTCGCCGAACGAGACCCTCGCGGGCGGCAAGAACAAGCTGACGCTCCACGCGGTCGGGCTGGGCAACACGCTCGATGTCGCGGGGACGCTTCCGGGACCGACCGAGCTCGAAGGCGCCGATCTGAAGATGCAGGCGCGCGGCGCCAATCTGTCGCGATTGTTCGATTTCCTCGGCGTCGCGATTCCCGATACGCGCCGCTACCGCGTCACCTCGGCGCTGACCTATGAAGATGAAATCTGGAAGCTCAGCGGGATCAAGGGTGTGTTTGGCGACAGCGATCTCGCGGGGTCGCTCGCGGTCAGCCAGCCCGGCGGCCGCGTCCATCTGAAGGCCGACCTCGTCACGCGCTCGCTCAACATCATCGATGCGGGGCCGTTCGTCGGCTATGAAGTGGACCGGCTCGACAAGATGGGCACCGGCGGGGCGATCAAGATCGTCGGGGGCCGTCCGCGTGTCCTGCCCGACTCCCCGCTGCGCGCCGACGCGCTCAAACGCTTCGATGCGGATCTGCGCTACAAGGTCGCGCGGGTTCGGGCCGAAAGTTTCCCGGTCAGCAACGTCGATCTCACGCTGTCGCTCAAGCGCGGGCTCATGGAAATGAAGCCGCTCACGTTCCTGCTCGCCGGCGGCAAGGTGGCGAGTACCATCTCGATCGATTCGCGGCCCGCCGTCGTCCGTACCGCCTATGACATCCGCCTCTCGCCCACCCGGCTGGGAACCTTGCTCGCGCGGTTCGGGGTGGAGGAATCGGGGACGACCGGGACCGTTAGCGGGCGTATTCAGATGGTCGGCCATGGCGACAGCCTGCGCCAGTCGCTTGCCAGTTCGAACGGCCGGATTGCCTTTGTCCTGCCACAGGGCAGCTTCTGGACTCGTAACATCCAGCTTGCCGAACTCGACGTCGGCACGTTCGTGCAGAAACTGTTCGAGGACAAGCTGAAGAAGCCGGTGCAAATCAATTGCGGGGTCATCGCCTTCACGGTGCGGAACGGCGTTGGCGCCGCCGACCCGATCCTCATCGATACCGAGAAGAATGTCGTCCTCGGGCGCGGCGGTTTTTCTTTCCGGAGCGAAGCGATCGACATGGCGGTGCGTGCCGACGGAAAGAAGTTCAGCCTGTTTTCGGGCCAGTCGCCGGTTGCGGTCGGCGGCTATTTCGCTGCGCCCAGGATCGACCCTATCAGCGACCAGCTGCTTGGCCGTGCCGGCGCCGGGCTCGGGCTGGCGATCGTCGCCACGCCGGTGGCTCTTATCATTCCCTTCGTCGATCCGGGCGACGCCAAATCGGCGCAGTGCGGCCCGGTGCTCGCCGGCGCGACCGCCGCGGCGCAGCGCACGACCAAAGGCAAGCCGCGCGACGACGTCGGCAAGGGCACGACGGCGAAGTCCGAGGATGGCAAGCAGAGCGCCGACGGCAAGAAGGAACAGCGCAAGAAGTTCCTTGGGATCTTCTAAGCTCTCTTGCGCTTCGCCTTCAGCATGAAGGCCGGCAGGACGATGGCGGCGGCGATCGCCGCATAAGCGTGCAAACCGTAATTGCTGCCCATTTCTTACGCGATAGTTGGGCCGACGTGCGGATCATGCCATTCCAAAATGGGGCCGACCGCCCCAACAATGCCAAAGAGCCACAGCGCCAGTCCGGCCCAAAGCCGCCATTGTCCGGCCAGGATCGCCAACGCGGCGAAAATGGCCGTGCCGATCCAGATATCGGCAACGCTTGCTTCCTTGTCGCTGACCTCGGCCCAGGACGGCGCGGCCAGCATGGCTGCCAATATAATCGACGTTCCAAAGCGTGTTAATGCGCGCACGCCAGCCCCTCGACCACATCCTCGAGCCGCGCGGGATCGCCGAGCGCGATGACATGGCCGCTGCTGTCGGCGTTGAGCGGGTCGCCGTTCCAGTCGCACATCGTGCCGCCCGCGCCTTCGACGACGGGCACCAGCGCGGCGAAATCGTGGAGCTTCAGCCCCGCCTCGACGACGAGGTCGATATGGCCGCTCGCGAGCAGGCCATAATTATAGCAGTCGCCGCCGAAGACCATGCGCTTGTGCGAAGTCTGCGCGGCGAGCGCCATGAAATGCTCGCCGTCGTGATCGCTGAAATATTGCGGTCCGGGGGTCGCGAGCACGGCGTCGGCCAGTTCGCGGCACGTCCGCGTGCGCGCCGGCTTGCCGTTGAACAAGGTCGGTTGCCCCATCGCGCCGACCCAGCGTTCGCCCGCGATCGGCTGGTCGATGATGCCCAGGATCGGCCAGCCGTCCTGCAGCAGCGCGATCAGCGTGCCGAAGATCGGGCGCCCCGCCATGAAGCTCACCGTGCCGTCGATCGGGTCGAGTACCCATTGGCGCACCGCCTCGGGGCGTTCGCTGCCAAACTCTTCGCCGATGATGCCGTCGCGCGGCGCCTCGGCCGCGAGCAGGCTGCGCATGACCGCCTCGGCGCCGCGGTCGGCCTCGGTCACCGGCGAGGCGTCGGCCTTGGCCTCGGACTGATAGGCCGCGCGGAACAAGGGTCGGATGGCGGCGCCGGCGGCATCGGCGAGGCGATTGGCGAGCGCGAGATCGGAGGAGAGCGACATGTCAGCGGCGATAGTCCCATTGGCCGGCGTTGAGCCCGATGCCCTCGCCGAAGGTGATCAGATTGCCGTCGGGGTCGCGCACCCAGAATTCGCGCTGGCCATAAACATGGTCGCGCGGCGGTCCCCAGCGGTCGTCGGAAAGCGTGGCAAGCGCGGGATGGAGTTCGCCGAAGAGCGCCTGCGCATCGGCGATATCGACATAGGCGTGGCTGCACCCCGGGGGGTTGCGCCCACCGTCGTCGAGCTGGAGCAGGCGAAAGGCGATGCGCTCGCGCTCGATATAGGCATAGCCGCCATCGTGCACATGCACGGTGAAGCCGAGGATATCGCGGTAGAAGGCGAGCGCAGGCTCCATCGCGGCGACGCCGAGGAAGGGCGTCACCTGGATGAAGGGCGGGTTGTCGGTCATCAGTCGAAGAGCGAGGAGACGCTTGTTTCGTCGGCGATGCGCTTGATCGCCTCGCCGAGCAGCGGCGCGACGGTCAGCGCGCGGACCTTTTTGCTGTCGTTCACCGCGTCGGTCGGCTGGATCGAATCGGTGATGACCAGCTCGGTGAGCTCGCTCGCCTCGACGCGCGCGACCGCGCCGCCCGACAGGACGCCGTGGGTGCAATAGGCGACGACGCCCTCGGCGCCCGCGGCCTTCAAAGCGCCCGCGGCGTTGCAGAGGGTGCCCGCCGAATCGACGATATCGTCGATCAGGATGCAGAAGCGGCCCTTCACGTCGCCGATGATGTTCATCACCTCGGATTCGCCGGCGCGCTCGCGGCGCTTGTCGACGATCGCCAGCGGCGCGTTGTCGAGGCGCTTGGCGAGCGCCCGCGCGCGCACCACGCCGCCGACGTCGGGCGACACGACCATCAGATTCTTGCCGCCGAAGCGCGCCTGGATGTCGGCGCTCATCACCGGCGCGGCGTAGAGGTTGTCGGTCGGGATGTCGAAAAAGCCCTGGATCTGCCCGGCGTGCAGGTCGATCGCGAGCACGCGGTCGGCGCCCGAGGTGGTGATCAGGTTCGCGACGAGCTTCGCCGAGATCGGCGTGCGCGGGCCGGGTTTTCGGTCCTGCCGGGCATAGCCGAAATAGGGGACGACCGCGGTGATGCGCTTTGCCGAGGCGCGGCGCAGCGCGTCGTTGATGATCAAGAGCTCCATCAGATTGTCGTTCGCCGGGAAATTGGTCGGCTGGACGACGAAGACGTCTTGGCCGCGGACATTTTCGTGAATCTCGACGAACACTTCCTCGTCGGCGAAGCGGCGCACGCTGGTGTCGGTCAGCGGCAGCTCGAGATAGTCGGCGATGGCGCGGGCCAGCGGCAGGTTGCTGTTGCCGGAGATCAATTTCATGGGGTGCGACGCCCTTTCGCGCGGGATGGATGCGCGCCCCTTAGCCAGCACGGGCGCGAAGGGGAAGGCCTGTTGTCGCGCGAACGCGGCAATCGATGCTTATTCGCCCGGGTCGACGACCCGCCAGCGGCCCTGCTTGCGCTGCAATCGCACCGATGCGGCTTCCCACGCGCCGAAGTCGCTGTCGAAAAAGCCGTTGGTGCGCCGATCGTAACGGCAGGCATAATCCTGCCCGGCGACGGGTTCGCAAACGGTGCTTCGCGTTTCGACCTCGGGGGCGAATTCGGCGTACAGCCTGCCATCGCGCGTCGGGCTGGCATAGGGGCCGATCACGCGTGACCTCGATCGCCTGGATATCGCTCGCGCCGGGCGCGGCGACGGCGAGCAGGGCGATCAGCATCGACATCGGTCGGCCTTAGCATGAGTCGGGGGCGGACGCAGCGGCGATGTTCTGTCCCCTTTGTCGCTTCGTGGCTTCGTGCGAGCCCCCCATCCGGCAACCGCGGTTTTGCGGCCTTTGTCGACGGGACATGCGGCGAGCGCCGGATTTGTTTCGGGCAAAGACGCAAAGACACGAAGATGTCGCGCATCGCCGATCCGGGGTCCCGCTTAGCGGCGTCGAACAGCGGGACCCCGGGTCAAGCCCGGCGTGACGTGGGATGTAGAGGCGGGTTTGGGGCGGGAGCGGACATCTTAATCCTCCCTGCGGCGTAGCCGTGGGGAGGGGGACCACCCGCAGGGTGGTGGAGGGGTGCGGGAGGTCATACGCCGAGTTCGGCTGCACGCACCCCTCCACCATGCTTCGCATGGTCCCCCTCCCCATCGCTTCGCGACAGGGAGGATTAGGAGCGTCCGTTTCCTACCCCAAAGCCGCCCCCTCCTCCGCCGCCGGCCCCGATGGGTTGAAATCCGGGTGGTTGGTCCTAAACCCGCTGGCATGACCTCCCCCGCGCAGCAGCTCACCATCGTGATGGCCCAGATGACCCAAGTGGTCGGCGACCTCGCCGCCAATGCCGACGCGATGCGCGCTGTCCGGGCACGCCACCCGGGCGTCGACCTGATCCTCTATCCCGAGCTCCAGCTGATCGGTTATCCGCCCGAGGATCTGGTGCTCAAGCCCGCGCTCGCCGAGCGCGCGGCGAAGCTGCTCGCCGAACTCGCCGCTGAAACCGTCGACGGTGGCCCCGCGATGCTCGTCGGCTCGGTCGAATGGGAGGCGGGCAGCCTCTACAATATCGTCGCGCTGCTCGATGGCGGCCGGATCGTCGCCAAGCGGCGCAAGCACGAGCTGCCCAATTACGGCACCTTCGACGAGAAGCGCATCTTCGCCCCCGGCCCGCTGCCCGATGTCGTCGCGTGGCGCGGGGTCAAGCTCGGCCTGCCGATCTGCGAGGACGGCTGGCTGCCGACGGTGTGCGGGCATCTGGCGGGGCAGGGCGCCGAGCTGCTGATCTCGGTCAACGGCAGCCCCTATGAGATCGACAAGGACGAGCGGCGCCTCAGCCAGGTTTTCGCGGCGCGCGTCGCCGAAACCGCGCTGCCGGTGATCTTCCTCAACCGCATCGGCGGGCAGGACGAGATCGTGTTCGACGGCTGCTCCTTCGTGCTGAACGGCGACGGGACGACGGCGCACCGGCTGACCGACTGGGAGGCGGAGGAACGCGTCACGCATTGGACGAAGGGCTCGGCGGGATGGACTTGCGAACCCGGCGCGATCGCCGAATGGGAGGCGCATCCCGCCGATATCTACAGCGCGATGATCCTGAGCCTGCGCGACTATGTCGAGCGCAACCACTTCCCGGGCGTGGTGCTCGGGCTGTCGGGCGGGATCGATTCGGCGATCTGTGCCGCGATCGCCGCCGACGCGCTCGGCCCCCACAAGGTGTGGTGCGTGATGCTGCCGAGCCGCTTCACGGGGCAGGCGAGCCTCGACGATGCCGCGGGCTGCGCGGCGATGATCGGCTGCCGCCTCGACACGATCCCGATCGCGCCCGCGGTCGACGCCTTCGATACGATGCTTTCGGACAGCTTCGCCGACCGGAATGTCGATACGACCGAAGAAAATGTCCAGTCGCGCATCCGCGGCGTGACGCTGATGGCGCTCAGCAACAAATTCGGCCCGATGCTGCTGACGACGGGCAACAAGAGCGAGATGAGCGTCGGTTATGCGACCATCTATGGCGACATGGCGGGCGGCTACAACCCGCTGAAGGACGCGTACAAGATGACGGTCTTCGCGCTCGCCAAGTGGCGCAACGAGACTATCCCGCGGCTGTCGCGCAATCGCGTGACGCCTATCATGCCCGACACGATCATCACCAAGCCGCCGAGCGCCGAGCTGCGCCCCGACCAGAAGGACGAGGACAGCCTGCCGCCTTACGCCGATCTCGACCGCATGCTGCAAATGCTCGTCGAGGAGGAAAAGAGCGTCGACGATGTCGTCGCGACATATGGTTTCGATCGCGATACGGTGGCGCGGATCGAGCGTCTGCTGGCGATTGCCGAATATAAGCGCCGCCAGGCGCCGCCGGGGGTCAAGCTCTCGACGCGCAATTTCGGGCGCGACCGCCGTTATCCGATCACCCACGGTTTCCGAACGGGTTGACGCGCCAAAAAGGGGAGAGGAAATGGCTTTTGTCGGACCGCAAGTGTCGCCCGCGCGCGCTGCGACCGCGATGGAGGCACTGCGCATCACCGTCGCGCTGCTGATCCTGATCCACGGGGTCTACCGGCTGACGATGGGGCTCGTCGAACCCTTCGGGACATGGCTGGACAGCATCGGCCTTCCCTATAGTTATGGCTGGGCGATGGCGGTGACGCTCTACGAGCTTATCGGGCCCGCGCTGATGCTGGTGCGGCGCTGGACCAGCCTCGCCGCGCTCGGCCATGCCGCGATCCTGACGCTCGGCGCGATCCTCGTGCACCTCCCCGCGGGCTGGTTCGTCGTCGGCGCGGGGCGCAACGGGGTCGAGTACAGCGTGCTGCTTATCGCCGCGCTGCTCGCGATCGCCTGGGCCTGGTGGCCGCTGCGACCGGCGGGGGCGGCGGCGACGCGGCACTGACCGGCGCAGCGTCGCGCGCGGGTTTGGCGGCGTAAAGCGCGGCGTCGGCGACGCGCATCAGCTCGAGCAGGTTGACGCCGTCGGCTGGCGCCGCGGCGAGCCCGGCGGTGGCGCCGATGCGGATCGGCTGGCCGTCGATGGGGAAGGGCGGGGCGAGCGCGGCGAGCAGCGCGCTGGCGCGTACGTCGAGCGCGGTGGCGTCGCCATCGGGCAGCAGGATCGCGAACTCGTCGCCGCCGATGCGCGCCACCGTGGCGCCCTCGCCTGCATGCGCGCGCAGGCGACCGCCGATGGCAATGAGCAGCCGGTCTCCCGCGGCGTGGCCGTGGCGGTCGTTGACCGGCTTGAACCCGTCGAGGTCGAGCAGGATCAGCGCCGCGCCCGCACCGCCCTCGGCGAACATCTCGTCGGCGGCCATGTGCAGCGCGCGGCGGTTGGCGAGCCCGGTCAGCGGGTCGGTCATCGCCTGGCGCTGCAGGCGGCGGCGGAGCAGCAGCATCTCGACCTGCTGCGCATGCTGGTCGGACACCAGCCGGATCAGGAAAACGACCGCGAGCAGGACGATCGCGACCGCGATCTGGTCCATGCGGTTGCCTGTGGCGAGCAGCGACACGACGATGGGGG
This window contains:
- a CDS encoding bleomycin resistance protein, giving the protein MTDNPPFIQVTPFLGVAAMEPALAFYRDILGFTVHVHDGGYAYIERERIAFRLLQLDDGGRNPPGCSHAYVDIADAQALFGELHPALATLSDDRWGPPRDHVYGQREFWVRDPDGNLITFGEGIGLNAGQWDYRR
- the rplT gene encoding 50S ribosomal protein L20, which gives rise to MSRIKRGVTTRAKHKRVLEQAKGYYGRRKNTIRIAKQAVEKAGQYAYRDRKVKKRSFRALWIQRINAAVRAEGLTYSQFMHGVKLAGIDLDRKVMADLAMNEGGIFAAVIAQAKAALPKAA
- the rpmI gene encoding 50S ribosomal protein L35, with the translated sequence MPKMKTKSGVKKRFKFTASGKVKHGVAGKRHRLISHNSKYIRTNRGTSVLSDSDAAHVRLWAPYGLK
- the hisN gene encoding histidinol-phosphatase, which produces MSLSSDLALANRLADAAGAAIRPLFRAAYQSEAKADASPVTEADRGAEAVMRSLLAAEAPRDGIIGEEFGSERPEAVRQWVLDPIDGTVSFMAGRPIFGTLIALLQDGWPILGIIDQPIAGERWVGAMGQPTLFNGKPARTRTCRELADAVLATPGPQYFSDHDGEHFMALAAQTSHKRMVFGGDCYNYGLLASGHIDLVVEAGLKLHDFAALVPVVEGAGGTMCDWNGDPLNADSSGHVIALGDPARLEDVVEGLACAH
- a CDS encoding ribose-phosphate pyrophosphokinase, whose protein sequence is MKLISGNSNLPLARAIADYLELPLTDTSVRRFADEEVFVEIHENVRGQDVFVVQPTNFPANDNLMELLIINDALRRASAKRITAVVPYFGYARQDRKPGPRTPISAKLVANLITTSGADRVLAIDLHAGQIQGFFDIPTDNLYAAPVMSADIQARFGGKNLMVVSPDVGGVVRARALAKRLDNAPLAIVDKRRERAGESEVMNIIGDVKGRFCILIDDIVDSAGTLCNAAGALKAAGAEGVVAYCTHGVLSGGAVARVEASELTELVITDSIQPTDAVNDSKKVRALTVAPLLGEAIKRIADETSVSSLFD
- a CDS encoding GGDEF domain-containing protein, with product MEGETRGWRSRLWPRVPAAIADELALARVARLQVLVPILYATMIAVVAVAMLAAAGEAHWLIRYGMPLTAIVISAVRLVHWLRSRSRPMTAAAARRLTARLALIAVPIAALCGAWTAASWLLAEPGQRSYYPMFMVMGTLTTAFCLASVRGATLAVLGAGLAPIVVSLLATGNRMDQIAVAIVLLAVVFLIRLVSDQHAQQVEMLLLRRRLQRQAMTDPLTGLANRRALHMAADEMFAEGGAGAALILLDLDGFKPVNDRHGHAAGDRLLIAIGGRLRAHAGEGATVARIGGDEFAILLPDGDATALDVRASALLAALAPPFPIDGQPIRIGATAGLAAAPADGVNLLELMRVADAALYAAKPARDAAPVSAASPPPPPVAAATRPRRSRAARR
- a CDS encoding AsmA family protein yields the protein MSVPADYRLMDVRSGPLAPAADPTATERGAGDDSHWSARPKRWARTAWTPAWLAKRPRALRIAIRSVAILMLTLFAIWLILFVTKGRFLKGPFERFATSQLERQVDIGGDFQLYFAPFNVKFYAEDIRIANPAWAREKQFFTAKTVDTRLSTFRLIFGDRILRFANLDGARVALEWDAGNKRNSWTFGDPDAPPEPLELPVIQRAAITDSGVTYRDPRLRLFADIDIDTVKASESRLDETIGFSGRGTMRAQPFTLTGSLASPNETLAGGKNKLTLHAVGLGNTLDVAGTLPGPTELEGADLKMQARGANLSRLFDFLGVAIPDTRRYRVTSALTYEDEIWKLSGIKGVFGDSDLAGSLAVSQPGGRVHLKADLVTRSLNIIDAGPFVGYEVDRLDKMGTGGAIKIVGGRPRVLPDSPLRADALKRFDADLRYKVARVRAESFPVSNVDLTLSLKRGLMEMKPLTFLLAGGKVASTISIDSRPAVVRTAYDIRLSPTRLGTLLARFGVEESGTTGTVSGRIQMVGHGDSLRQSLASSNGRIAFVLPQGSFWTRNIQLAELDVGTFVQKLFEDKLKKPVQINCGVIAFTVRNGVGAADPILIDTEKNVVLGRGGFSFRSEAIDMAVRADGKKFSLFSGQSPVAVGGYFAAPRIDPISDQLLGRAGAGLGLAIVATPVALIIPFVDPGDAKSAQCGPVLAGATAAAQRTTKGKPRDDVGKGTTAKSEDGKQSADGKKEQRKKFLGIF
- a CDS encoding DoxX family protein, whose product is MAFVGPQVSPARAATAMEALRITVALLILIHGVYRLTMGLVEPFGTWLDSIGLPYSYGWAMAVTLYELIGPALMLVRRWTSLAALGHAAILTLGAILVHLPAGWFVVGAGRNGVEYSVLLIAALLAIAWAWWPLRPAGAAATRH
- a CDS encoding NAD+ synthase, which produces MTSPAQQLTIVMAQMTQVVGDLAANADAMRAVRARHPGVDLILYPELQLIGYPPEDLVLKPALAERAAKLLAELAAETVDGGPAMLVGSVEWEAGSLYNIVALLDGGRIVAKRRKHELPNYGTFDEKRIFAPGPLPDVVAWRGVKLGLPICEDGWLPTVCGHLAGQGAELLISVNGSPYEIDKDERRLSQVFAARVAETALPVIFLNRIGGQDEIVFDGCSFVLNGDGTTAHRLTDWEAEERVTHWTKGSAGWTCEPGAIAEWEAHPADIYSAMILSLRDYVERNHFPGVVLGLSGGIDSAICAAIAADALGPHKVWCVMLPSRFTGQASLDDAAGCAAMIGCRLDTIPIAPAVDAFDTMLSDSFADRNVDTTEENVQSRIRGVTLMALSNKFGPMLLTTGNKSEMSVGYATIYGDMAGGYNPLKDAYKMTVFALAKWRNETIPRLSRNRVTPIMPDTIITKPPSAELRPDQKDEDSLPPYADLDRMLQMLVEEEKSVDDVVATYGFDRDTVARIERLLAIAEYKRRQAPPGVKLSTRNFGRDRRYPITHGFRTG